In the genome of Populus alba chromosome 11, ASM523922v2, whole genome shotgun sequence, one region contains:
- the LOC118031678 gene encoding helicase-like transcription factor CHR28 isoform X1: protein MAGGSTGSMMPGGEIMAVGDGNTGDGEEEDLSMDVGLFYTILEEELRASPSGKGDILVENLQGEPVPDTGNGGNWHLQSGSQMIEGADGGDESVDYAANSIHNPEGSDARVGHLGGSFDYAGKQMSSSMHAYSGSNREFYLPFQEDQGTMRDGVLKSEIASCSTASTTFADGLSSCIADHARCLNLNPLLDENGNQLRHENGNFKSTDASHGSWMESSDEKFGSGDAFVKNSLEILEPENDIDRSMDMQLMNTDVFSHDMISPKSDVWHHPDFHTEFSYNHSAMQFGMNEYDMHYTDSPQCDFSSAFNFGLLHNNQEINDFQPESACSGSETSMMPYSDANRMNVKYEGIDYMPPVSGNFSSSAEDGLFNDKASDMQSSYIQLGISGDQTVRVGDEKTDGSAVCKNMTWQSGGVTEALDRKCSWSDGNGAFVDEDKKQSSSGFLSDVQSQKHVTYTKDERGCVTIGSSRDQVEGFVGRFPLDSAYLNLNASEQYFPFAQTFNISNKQLSCGKDEELGILIQSKALGSHLSIVSPESIESNSSGSKSHVDDDPDIYILDDISQPARSNQSFASIKPIDPLQRPTYNDSLHHSAVEATRFRANDERLVLQVALQDLAQPKSEAVPPDGVLAVPLLRHQRIALSWMVQKETSSSQCSGGILADDQGLGKTVSTIALILKERAPSHRADAVAVKKEECETLNLDDDDGVTEIDRMKKGADGSQVTSNHSSTKSLNSSGQSKGRPAAGTLIVCPTSVLRQWDDELHKKVTTEANLSVLVYHGSNRTKDPSELAKYDVVITTYSIVSMEVPRQPLADEDDEEKQRMEGDDAPRLGFSYNKKRKNPPSSGKKGSKNKKGMDSAMLESIARPLAKVAWFRVVLDEAQSIKNHRTQVARACWGLRAKRRWCLSGTPIQNAIDDLYSYFRFLRYDPYAVYKLFCSAIKVPIQKNAPIGYKKLQAVLKTVMLRRTKGTLLDGEPIINLPPRVVELKKVDFTEEEREFYTRLEIDSRAQFKEYAAAGTVKQNYVNILLMLLRLRQACDHPRLVSGLDSSSLGSSSVEMAKKLPREKQLCLLNCLEASLAICGICSDPPEDAVVSVCGHVFCRQCIFEHLTGDDSQCPVSKCKVRLNVSSVFSKATLNSSLSDEPGQVCSGSELVAAVSSSSDNRPHDSSKIRVALEVLQSLTKPKDCLPTCNLLENTVDENVACYDTSSGSRDSVKDGMDKRCLPIKAAGEKAIVFSQWTGMLDLLEACLKNSSIQYRRLDGTMSVTARDKAVKDFNTLPEVSVMIMSLKAASLGLNMVAACHVLLLDLWWNPTTEDQAIDRAHRIGQTRAVTVLRLTVKNTVEDRILALQQKKREMVASAFGEDENGGRQTRLTVDDLNYLFMV from the exons AGTGGTAAAGGGGATATTTTGGTTGAGAATTTGCAGGGCGAGCCAGTGCCGGATACTGGAAATGGCGGAAACTGGCATTTACAAAGTG GGTCTCAGATGATAGAAGGGGCAGATGGAGGGGATGAATCTGTGGATTATGCTGCGAACTCTATACACAACCCCGAAGGTTCAGATGCTAGGGTAGGTCATTTGGGTGGTTCTTTTGATTATGCAGGGAAACAAATGAGCTCTTCAATGCATGCTTACTCTGGAAGTAATAGAGAGTTTTATTTACCGTTTCAAGAGGATCAAGGAACAATGAGGGATGGAGTGTTGAAATCAGAGATAGCCAGTTGCAGTACAGCATCTACTACTTTTGCTGATGGATTGTCTAGCTGTATTGCAGATCATGCACGTTGTTTGAATTTAAATCCTCTTTTGGATGAAAATGGAAACCAATTGAGGCATGAGAATGGGAACTTCAAATCCACAG ATGCTTCACATGGTTCTTGGATGGAGAGTTCGGATGAGAAGTTTGGATCTGGTGATGCATTCGTTAAGAATAGCTTAGAAATCCTAGAACCTGAAAATGACATTGATAGATCCATGGACATGCAGTTGATGAATACAGATGTTTTTTCACATGATATGATTTCTCCCAAGTCTGATGTCTGGCATCATCCTGATTTTCATACTGAATTCAGCTATAATCATTCAGCTATGCAATTTGGCATGAACGAATATGATATGCACTATACTGATTCTCCACAATGCGATTTTTCCAGTGcttttaattttggattattgcacaacaatcaagaaattaatgattttCAACCTGAGAGTGCATGCTCTGGATCAGAGACTTCAATGATGCCTTACTCTGATGCAAACAGGATGAATGTTAAATATGAAGGTATCGATTATATGCCACCAGTCAGTGGAAATTTTTCATCAAGTGCTGAAGATGGACTTTTTAATGACAAGGCATCAGATATGCAATCCAGTTATATTCAGTTAGGCATCAGTGGGGACCAAACAGTTCGTGTAGGCGATGAAAAAACTGATGGATCGGCTGTGTGTAAGAATATGACATGGCAGTCTGGTGGAGTTACTGAAGCTCTTGACAGAAAGTGTTCCTGGAGTGATGGAAATGGTGCTTTTGTTGACGAAGACAAAAAACAGTCATCATCAGGTTTCTTATCAGATGTGCAAAGTCAGAAGCATGTAACTTACACTAAGGATGAACGGGGGTGTGTGACCATTGGATCTTCAAGAGATCAAGTTGAGGGATTTGTTGGTAGGTTTCCCTTGGATAGTgcatatttgaatttaaatgcTTCAGAGCAGTATTTTCCCTTTGCTCAGACATTCAATATAAGCAACAAGCAGTTGAGTTGTGGTAAGGATGAAGAACTGGGTATACTGATTCAGTCTAAGGCCTTGGGTTCTCATCTGTCAATAGTCAGCCCTGAATCAATTGAGAGTAATTCGTCTGGAAGCAAATCACATGTTGATGATGATCctgatatatatattcttgatgATATCAGTCAACCTGCTCGCTCAAACCAATCTTTTGCTTCTATAAAGCCCATAGATCCTTTGCAACGACCTACATATAATGATTCACTTCATCATTCTGCAGTAGAAGCCACAAGGTTCAGGGCCAATGATGAGCGACTTGTACTTCAAGTTGCATTGCAG GATCTTGCTCAACCAAAGTCTGAAGCTGTTCCACCCGATGGTGTTTTGGCAGTTCCTCTCTTGAGACATCAG CGAATTGCGTTGTCATGGATGGTTCAGAAGGAAACCTCTAGCTCGCAGTGTTCTGGAGGGATTCTTGCAGATGATCAG GGGCTGGGAAAGACAGTATCAACCATTGCTCTTATACTCAAGGAAAGAGCTCCTTCTCATCGAGCGGATGCTGTGGCTGTTAAGAAAGAAGAGTGTGAAACCTTAAatttggatgatgatgatggagtTACTGAGATTGACAGAATGAAGAAAGGTGCAGATGGTTCTCAAGTCACATCAAATCATAGTTCAACAAAGAGCCTGAACTCTTCTGGGCAATCCAAGGGAAGGCCAGCTGCTGGAACTCTCATTGTTTGCCCCACAAGTGTCCTGCGGCAGTGGGATGATGAATTGCATAAGAAGGTAACCACTGAAGCCAATCTCTCTGTTCTAGTATACCATGGAAGCAATCGAACAAAGGATCCTTCAGAGCTGGCAAAGTATGATGTTGTTATTACAACATATTCAATTGTCAGCATGGAGGTCCCAAGGCAGCCTCTGgctgatgaagatgatgaagagaAACAAAGAATGGAAGGTGATGATGCTCCGCGCCTAGGATTTTCAtacaataagaaaagaaaaaatcctcCTAGTTCTGGTAAAAAGGGTTCAAAGAATAAGAAAGGAATGGATAGTGCAATGCTTGAGTCCATTGCCCGGCCTCTTGCAAAGGTGGCATGGTTTAGGGTTGTCCTTGATGAAGCCCAGAGCATCAAGAATCACAGAACTCAAGTGGCCAGGGCCTGTTGGGGTCTTCGAGCAAAACGCAGGTGGTGCTTGTCTGGTACCCCTATCCAAAATGCAATTGATGATCTCTATAGCTATTTCAGATTCCTCAGATATGACCCATATGCTGTCTACAAGCTATTCTGCTCAGCAATAAAGGTCCCAATTCAAAAGAATGCACCAATAGGGTACAAAAAATTACAAGCTGTTTTGAAGACAGTAATGCTTCGTCGCACCAAAG GCACTCTTCTTGACGGGGAACCAATTATTAACCTACCTCCCAGAGTAGTAGAACTAAAAAAAGTGGACTTTACAGAGGAAGAACGTGAATTCTACACCAGACTAGAAATTGATTCACGAGCTCAGTTTAAA GAATATGCAGCTGCTGGAACTGTTAAACAAAATTATGTTAACATCTTGTTGATGCTGTTGCGTCTTCGACAAGCTTGTGATCATCCTCGTCTCGTCTCGGGTTTAGATTCAAGCTCTCTAGGTAGTTCCTCAGTTGAGATGGCAAAGAAGCTTCCTCGGGAGAAACAATTATGCCTTCTAAATTGTTTAGAAGCATCTTTGGCAATCTGTGGCATATGCAGT GATCCACCTGAAGATGCTGTTGTTTCAGTATGTGGTCATGTATTCTGCAGACAGTGTATCTTTGAGCATCTTACTGGTGACGACAGCCAATGCCCTGTGTCAAAATGCAAAGTTCGACTGAATGTGTCTTCAGTGTTTTCCAAAGCTACATTAAACAGTTCTCTATCTGATGAGCCTGGTCAGGTTTGTTCTGGTTCTGAGCTTGTTGCGGCAGTTAGCTCATCCTCTGACAACCGTCCCCATGATTCATCAAAAATTAGGGTAGCTCTTGAAGTCCTGCAATCGCTGACTAAGCCAAAAGATTGTTTGCCTACATGCAATTTGTTAGAGAATACTGTTGATGAAAATGTTGCTTGTTATGATACCTCATCTGGTTCTAGAGATTCAGTTAAGGATGGAATGGATAAAAGATGCCTCCCAATTAAGGCTGCTGGGGAGAAAGCCATAGTTTTTTCCCAATGGACAGGAATGCTAGATTTGCTTGAAGCTTGTCTTAAAAATTCTTCCATTCAGTACAGAAGACTGGATGGAACAATGTCAGTTACTGCCCGAGATAAAGCTGTGAAGGATTTCAATACACTTCCGGAG GTATCTGTTATGATTATGTCTTTGAAAGCAGCTAGTCTTGGACTGAACATGGTTGCAGCTTGCCATGTGTTGCTTCTGGACCTATGGTGGAATCCTACAACTGAAGATCAGGCAATAGATAGGGCACATCGTATTGGACAAACTCGTGCAGTTACAGTTTTGCGATTAACTGTAAAAAATACTGTTGAAGATAGAATATTAGCCCTCCAG caaaagaagagagagatggTGGCATCTGCTTTTGGAGAGGATGAAAACGGTGGTCGTCAGACTCGCCTAACAGTGGATGACTTGAATTACCTATTTATGGTGTGA
- the LOC118031678 gene encoding helicase-like transcription factor CHR28 isoform X6, whose translation MSACFILFSKKNYVLLRVVKGIFWLRICRASQCRILEMAETGIYKVMIEGADGGDESVDYAANSIHNPEGSDARVGHLGGSFDYAGKQMSSSMHAYSGSNREFYLPFQEDQGTMRDGVLKSEIASCSTASTTFADGLSSCIADHARCLNLNPLLDENGNQLRHENGNFKSTDASHGSWMESSDEKFGSGDAFVKNSLEILEPENDIDRSMDMQLMNTDVFSHDMISPKSDVWHHPDFHTEFSYNHSAMQFGMNEYDMHYTDSPQCDFSSAFNFGLLHNNQEINDFQPESACSGSETSMMPYSDANRMNVKYEGIDYMPPVSGNFSSSAEDGLFNDKASDMQSSYIQLGISGDQTVRVGDEKTDGSAVCKNMTWQSGGVTEALDRKCSWSDGNGAFVDEDKKQSSSGFLSDVQSQKHVTYTKDERGCVTIGSSRDQVEGFVGRFPLDSAYLNLNASEQYFPFAQTFNISNKQLSCGKDEELGILIQSKALGSHLSIVSPESIESNSSGSKSHVDDDPDIYILDDISQPARSNQSFASIKPIDPLQRPTYNDSLHHSAVEATRFRANDERLVLQVALQDLAQPKSEAVPPDGVLAVPLLRHQRIALSWMVQKETSSSQCSGGILADDQGLGKTVSTIALILKERAPSHRADAVAVKKEECETLNLDDDDGVTEIDRMKKGADGSQVTSNHSSTKSLNSSGQSKGRPAAGTLIVCPTSVLRQWDDELHKKVTTEANLSVLVYHGSNRTKDPSELAKYDVVITTYSIVSMEVPRQPLADEDDEEKQRMEGDDAPRLGFSYNKKRKNPPSSGKKGSKNKKGMDSAMLESIARPLAKVAWFRVVLDEAQSIKNHRTQVARACWGLRAKRRWCLSGTPIQNAIDDLYSYFRFLRYDPYAVYKLFCSAIKVPIQKNAPIGYKKLQAVLKTVMLRRTKGTLLDGEPIINLPPRVVELKKVDFTEEEREFYTRLEIDSRAQFKEYAAAGTVKQNYVNILLMLLRLRQACDHPRLVSGLDSSSLGSSSVEMAKKLPREKQLCLLNCLEASLAICGICSDPPEDAVVSVCGHVFCRQCIFEHLTGDDSQCPVSKCKVRLNVSSVFSKATLNSSLSDEPGQVCSGSELVAAVSSSSDNRPHDSSKIRVALEVLQSLTKPKDCLPTCNLLENTVDENVACYDTSSGSRDSVKDGMDKRCLPIKAAGEKAIVFSQWTGMLDLLEACLKNSSIQYRRLDGTMSVTARDKAVKDFNTLPEVSVMIMSLKAASLGLNMVAACHVLLLDLWWNPTTEDQAIDRAHRIGQTRAVTVLRLTVKNTVEDRILALQQKKREMVASAFGEDENGGRQTRLTVDDLNYLFMV comes from the exons AGTGGTAAAGGGGATATTTTGGTTGAGAATTTGCAGGGCGAGCCAGTGCCGGATACTGGAAATGGCGGAAACTGGCATTTACAAAGTG ATGATAGAAGGGGCAGATGGAGGGGATGAATCTGTGGATTATGCTGCGAACTCTATACACAACCCCGAAGGTTCAGATGCTAGGGTAGGTCATTTGGGTGGTTCTTTTGATTATGCAGGGAAACAAATGAGCTCTTCAATGCATGCTTACTCTGGAAGTAATAGAGAGTTTTATTTACCGTTTCAAGAGGATCAAGGAACAATGAGGGATGGAGTGTTGAAATCAGAGATAGCCAGTTGCAGTACAGCATCTACTACTTTTGCTGATGGATTGTCTAGCTGTATTGCAGATCATGCACGTTGTTTGAATTTAAATCCTCTTTTGGATGAAAATGGAAACCAATTGAGGCATGAGAATGGGAACTTCAAATCCACAG ATGCTTCACATGGTTCTTGGATGGAGAGTTCGGATGAGAAGTTTGGATCTGGTGATGCATTCGTTAAGAATAGCTTAGAAATCCTAGAACCTGAAAATGACATTGATAGATCCATGGACATGCAGTTGATGAATACAGATGTTTTTTCACATGATATGATTTCTCCCAAGTCTGATGTCTGGCATCATCCTGATTTTCATACTGAATTCAGCTATAATCATTCAGCTATGCAATTTGGCATGAACGAATATGATATGCACTATACTGATTCTCCACAATGCGATTTTTCCAGTGcttttaattttggattattgcacaacaatcaagaaattaatgattttCAACCTGAGAGTGCATGCTCTGGATCAGAGACTTCAATGATGCCTTACTCTGATGCAAACAGGATGAATGTTAAATATGAAGGTATCGATTATATGCCACCAGTCAGTGGAAATTTTTCATCAAGTGCTGAAGATGGACTTTTTAATGACAAGGCATCAGATATGCAATCCAGTTATATTCAGTTAGGCATCAGTGGGGACCAAACAGTTCGTGTAGGCGATGAAAAAACTGATGGATCGGCTGTGTGTAAGAATATGACATGGCAGTCTGGTGGAGTTACTGAAGCTCTTGACAGAAAGTGTTCCTGGAGTGATGGAAATGGTGCTTTTGTTGACGAAGACAAAAAACAGTCATCATCAGGTTTCTTATCAGATGTGCAAAGTCAGAAGCATGTAACTTACACTAAGGATGAACGGGGGTGTGTGACCATTGGATCTTCAAGAGATCAAGTTGAGGGATTTGTTGGTAGGTTTCCCTTGGATAGTgcatatttgaatttaaatgcTTCAGAGCAGTATTTTCCCTTTGCTCAGACATTCAATATAAGCAACAAGCAGTTGAGTTGTGGTAAGGATGAAGAACTGGGTATACTGATTCAGTCTAAGGCCTTGGGTTCTCATCTGTCAATAGTCAGCCCTGAATCAATTGAGAGTAATTCGTCTGGAAGCAAATCACATGTTGATGATGATCctgatatatatattcttgatgATATCAGTCAACCTGCTCGCTCAAACCAATCTTTTGCTTCTATAAAGCCCATAGATCCTTTGCAACGACCTACATATAATGATTCACTTCATCATTCTGCAGTAGAAGCCACAAGGTTCAGGGCCAATGATGAGCGACTTGTACTTCAAGTTGCATTGCAG GATCTTGCTCAACCAAAGTCTGAAGCTGTTCCACCCGATGGTGTTTTGGCAGTTCCTCTCTTGAGACATCAG CGAATTGCGTTGTCATGGATGGTTCAGAAGGAAACCTCTAGCTCGCAGTGTTCTGGAGGGATTCTTGCAGATGATCAG GGGCTGGGAAAGACAGTATCAACCATTGCTCTTATACTCAAGGAAAGAGCTCCTTCTCATCGAGCGGATGCTGTGGCTGTTAAGAAAGAAGAGTGTGAAACCTTAAatttggatgatgatgatggagtTACTGAGATTGACAGAATGAAGAAAGGTGCAGATGGTTCTCAAGTCACATCAAATCATAGTTCAACAAAGAGCCTGAACTCTTCTGGGCAATCCAAGGGAAGGCCAGCTGCTGGAACTCTCATTGTTTGCCCCACAAGTGTCCTGCGGCAGTGGGATGATGAATTGCATAAGAAGGTAACCACTGAAGCCAATCTCTCTGTTCTAGTATACCATGGAAGCAATCGAACAAAGGATCCTTCAGAGCTGGCAAAGTATGATGTTGTTATTACAACATATTCAATTGTCAGCATGGAGGTCCCAAGGCAGCCTCTGgctgatgaagatgatgaagagaAACAAAGAATGGAAGGTGATGATGCTCCGCGCCTAGGATTTTCAtacaataagaaaagaaaaaatcctcCTAGTTCTGGTAAAAAGGGTTCAAAGAATAAGAAAGGAATGGATAGTGCAATGCTTGAGTCCATTGCCCGGCCTCTTGCAAAGGTGGCATGGTTTAGGGTTGTCCTTGATGAAGCCCAGAGCATCAAGAATCACAGAACTCAAGTGGCCAGGGCCTGTTGGGGTCTTCGAGCAAAACGCAGGTGGTGCTTGTCTGGTACCCCTATCCAAAATGCAATTGATGATCTCTATAGCTATTTCAGATTCCTCAGATATGACCCATATGCTGTCTACAAGCTATTCTGCTCAGCAATAAAGGTCCCAATTCAAAAGAATGCACCAATAGGGTACAAAAAATTACAAGCTGTTTTGAAGACAGTAATGCTTCGTCGCACCAAAG GCACTCTTCTTGACGGGGAACCAATTATTAACCTACCTCCCAGAGTAGTAGAACTAAAAAAAGTGGACTTTACAGAGGAAGAACGTGAATTCTACACCAGACTAGAAATTGATTCACGAGCTCAGTTTAAA GAATATGCAGCTGCTGGAACTGTTAAACAAAATTATGTTAACATCTTGTTGATGCTGTTGCGTCTTCGACAAGCTTGTGATCATCCTCGTCTCGTCTCGGGTTTAGATTCAAGCTCTCTAGGTAGTTCCTCAGTTGAGATGGCAAAGAAGCTTCCTCGGGAGAAACAATTATGCCTTCTAAATTGTTTAGAAGCATCTTTGGCAATCTGTGGCATATGCAGT GATCCACCTGAAGATGCTGTTGTTTCAGTATGTGGTCATGTATTCTGCAGACAGTGTATCTTTGAGCATCTTACTGGTGACGACAGCCAATGCCCTGTGTCAAAATGCAAAGTTCGACTGAATGTGTCTTCAGTGTTTTCCAAAGCTACATTAAACAGTTCTCTATCTGATGAGCCTGGTCAGGTTTGTTCTGGTTCTGAGCTTGTTGCGGCAGTTAGCTCATCCTCTGACAACCGTCCCCATGATTCATCAAAAATTAGGGTAGCTCTTGAAGTCCTGCAATCGCTGACTAAGCCAAAAGATTGTTTGCCTACATGCAATTTGTTAGAGAATACTGTTGATGAAAATGTTGCTTGTTATGATACCTCATCTGGTTCTAGAGATTCAGTTAAGGATGGAATGGATAAAAGATGCCTCCCAATTAAGGCTGCTGGGGAGAAAGCCATAGTTTTTTCCCAATGGACAGGAATGCTAGATTTGCTTGAAGCTTGTCTTAAAAATTCTTCCATTCAGTACAGAAGACTGGATGGAACAATGTCAGTTACTGCCCGAGATAAAGCTGTGAAGGATTTCAATACACTTCCGGAG GTATCTGTTATGATTATGTCTTTGAAAGCAGCTAGTCTTGGACTGAACATGGTTGCAGCTTGCCATGTGTTGCTTCTGGACCTATGGTGGAATCCTACAACTGAAGATCAGGCAATAGATAGGGCACATCGTATTGGACAAACTCGTGCAGTTACAGTTTTGCGATTAACTGTAAAAAATACTGTTGAAGATAGAATATTAGCCCTCCAG caaaagaagagagagatggTGGCATCTGCTTTTGGAGAGGATGAAAACGGTGGTCGTCAGACTCGCCTAACAGTGGATGACTTGAATTACCTATTTATGGTGTGA